TCTAACTGTAATGCCAACGCTTGTTGCAGTAAGGGTCGCTCCCACAAAGACCGATTGTATCAGACTTAATCCAAAATAAGACGAAACTAGATATCCGAAAATAAACGGGAAAGCGACGCCAACGCACGCAACGGCCAGGGCCCAAAGCTTGACTTTCATAAAAGATTCGTAATCGGATGTGATGCCGGCCTCAAATAATAATATGATCGCCCCAAGCTGGGCTAAAACCAAAATAAATTCACTTGAACTGATAAGCCCTAATACGGAAGGGCCAATAATTATCCCCGCGACCAGTTCGCCTAGTACCGCGGGCTGCTTTACCCTTTCCGCAAGCTCCCCGCCAATTTTCGACGCAACCAATATATAGAACAAAGCCAAAAGGATACTGCCTATTTCCATATCATTCCCTCCTCAATTCAAGCATTTTTGGCGGTCTAGTTAATATCTTACACCCATTTTTCAAAACAAGCACCATATCTTCTATGCGCATGCCGCCCCATTTGCCCAAGTATATGCCTGGCTCGATCGTGACAACCTGGCCAGCTTTAAGTTTGTTCGGATTTTTCCCGTTGATCCTTGGCAGTTCATGTGTTTTGTACCTGACCCCATGCCCTGTCGAATGCCTAAAATATTTCCTGTACCCGGCTTTTTCGATAATCGAGCGGGCCGCGTTATCGACATCTTTGCAGACAGCTCCCGCTTTGACTTTTTTGATCGCCGCCGCTTGGGCCTTGAGAAGCAAATTAAAAATAAATTTATGCTTTTTTGTCGGTTTCCCCAAAAAATAAGTTCGCGTAATATCGGAGCGATAATCTTTGTACAATGCTCCGAAATCGAACATAACAATCTCATTCTTTTTTATAACCTTTTCAGTTGCAAAACCGTGGATAAGCGAAGACCGTAATCCCGAGGCGACAATTATCCTGAACGATTCTTTTTTTGCGTTGTGTTCCTTAAGCCGCTTTCTTATTTCTTGCGCAACATATTTTTCGGTGACGCCGGGCTTTAAAAATTCGGGGATCTGGTCAAAAACTTTCTCAGCGATCTTTATGGATCGCAAGAAGTCCTTCGGGATCACTTAATAAGCTCGTTAGCCGCCGTTAACCCGAGCAAATAACTGCTTAACCCAAATCCGGAAACTTGCCCTTTTGCAACTCCGGCAATAACGGACGTATGGCGGAACTCCTCGCGGGCATAAATATTTGAAAGGTGGACCTCGATCGTCGGTATCGGGATCCCCGCAACTGCATCCCTGATAGCAATACTATAATGAGTATAAGCGCCCGGATTGATGATAATCGCTTTGAACCCCTCTTTTGCGGCAGACCCGATCTTTTTTACTATCTCACCCTCGCCGGGAAGCTGGATGATTTCTAATTTGATATTCAGCCCGCGGGCCAAGTTTTCAAGAGAGACATTAATGTCGTTGAGCGTAAATTTGCCGTAGACATCGACTTCCCGTTCGCCTAAAAGGTCGAGATTCGGCCCATGGATGACTAGTATTTTATTCATGATATAATTCTAGCATCGCATGATAGATTTATCAATAATAATAGTAAACACCAACAACAAGAAGATCCTTCAGGAATGTTTGGGCTCGATCTTTAAAAATACGCACAGAATGTCTTTGGAAGTAATTGTAACCGATAACAATTCGAAAGACGGCTCACAAGAGATGATAAAAACTCTTTTCCCAAAAGTTATTCTGATCGAAAACAAAGAAAATGCCGGTTTCGTAAAAGCTTCAAACCAAGGCCTTAGAATAGCTCGCGGCCGTTATTCATGTTTGTTGAATGACGACACAATTACTAAAGATTCCTCATTCGACATAATGGTGGAGTTTATGGATAAAAACCAAAAAGCGGGGGCCTGCTCACCCAAACTATTGAATACGGACGGAACATATCAACATCAAGGAAGCTTATTCCAAAAGAAATTCTGGGAATCAAAAATACCGGTCGAAATTGATTTTGCGATCGGGGCTTGCCTGATGCTCCGGCGTGAAGTCATTGAAAAGATCGGGCTCATGGACGAAAATCTTTTCTTTTATAATGACGACCTTGATTGGTGCAAAAGGATAAAAAAAGCGGGATTTAGGATATTTTTTATTCCAAAAGCCGAGATCGTCCATTACGGAGGCTATAGTAGTAAACGAGTTTTCAATAGAAGATTATTTGTTGAAGGCTTCCGCGGCGGATTATATTTCACGAAGAAACATTATGGCAATATCGCATACCACTCCTACCGCTCCCTCCTTATCTTTACCCTTATCCTTTACTTGCCCCTATTCGTCCTGTCATTTCCCTTTAAGCGGGAGAAATTCGTTGATCGATTGCTCGCTTATTTGGATATAATAAAATTATCGGTATTGTCTGAAATCCCAGCCGCCATCTGAAATCCGCCCATATCTTTCGCGATATATATACATGGTACGAATACCCAGCCTTGGACAAAGTCCCCAAGTGCAAAGGCCCACTTGGCCGGGCAAGGCGCTTGTCGGTCAACAAGCGCCAAAAGCAACTTATGTCCCGCAATTTGCGATAGATAATATTGAAGTTTGGGCACAAGCCTATAAAAGTACTTCTAAAGAAAAAGATATCCAATTATTGGCCATAGCTTTTGAAAGGATGAATTTTTTCTACGCGTCTCTTGACCGCCCATTGCATATAAGCAATGTATTGGCAAAAATGGATATTGCCAAACTGCTGGTTTCATGGGGTTTTGGCCCAAAAGCCGCGGCTGCCGCATTGATTCAAGATCTTCCGATATCGCACAGGCCGGACATTGACACTGAAGTCGAAATGATCGCAAGCTCATACCACAAATTAGATTCTCTTTCGGCTAAAGCCCATGATTTCACAAAGATCGGAATAATACATACTATAAACATGTTGATCAACTCGGGAATTCGCCAAGATGAGCCTCGGGATGTTTGGGGACTTAAAGCGGCAAACGACTTTTACCGCCTAACGAACAGCGAAAAGGATTTGGTCCAAGATACTGCAAAAAAAACATTCTATATTCTCGGCCCTGCTCTAAAATTATTGGACCTTGAGCATATAGCATTACAGTTGGAAGATCTTGCTCTTTTCAGATTTGACCATTCTACATATATCGCGGCAGAAAGCGAGATCGCGAAAGTTACGGCCCGTGCAAGGGAACAAGCCTTTATCGAATTGGGTGAAATTTGCGAATTGGTCGCCGTTGAATTGTCATCAGCCGGCATAAGATCGCGGTTCGAATACGGGATAAAGACAGTCGCAAGCACGGTCAAGAAATTAAACAGGCCGAATGAAAAACTTACCGATGCCGCAAGATTCAGGATAATAATCGACGGGAAAAATGTAGACTGCAAAAAAGCAAGCGATATCGTGATAAAAGAGATGGATGGATTCGGGTTTACCGAAGATTATTCGGAAAGATATAATTATATCGATGGCGTGGTCTTAGGAAATAAAAGGGATACTAAGTACGACATTGGCAGCAAGCCTAACGGCTATGAATCCATCCATTTACTATTTCGCAACCATAGGATCGGAGCTGTTATCAGCATACAGATCAGGACCGAAAGGATGCATGAGGTTGCTGAAAAAGGGACTGCTTCCCATTCGTTTTATAAGTTCTCTATGGAGAGAACAAAACCTTCCCAAGCAGGGGGCCTTCTTGCGCCCTTTAGCGATACATACGCGATCAGCGCAAAAGGCACAGTATATAAGCTTATTGCATGCCCATATAAAAACAAGATCACTCTTTTAGACTTTGCCTTTGCCGTATCGCCAGTAACGGGATTGTATTGCCCGGAGTTTGTCGATGTCGAAAGATACAATGAAAAGACGGAACAATACGAGAATGCCAGGTTATCGGTATTCGAAGAATTAATGACCGGGGATATGGTCATAATTCCCGACATGCAAGAAAAAACCTCGAAAAGGCAAATT
This portion of the Candidatus Saganbacteria bacterium genome encodes:
- a CDS encoding aminopeptidase P family protein produces the protein MIPKDFLRSIKIAEKVFDQIPEFLKPGVTEKYVAQEIRKRLKEHNAKKESFRIIVASGLRSSLIHGFATEKVIKKNEIVMFDFGALYKDYRSDITRTYFLGKPTKKHKFIFNLLLKAQAAAIKKVKAGAVCKDVDNAARSIIEKAGYRKYFRHSTGHGVRYKTHELPRINGKNPNKLKAGQVVTIEPGIYLGKWGGMRIEDMVLVLKNGCKILTRPPKMLELRRE
- the aroQ gene encoding type II 3-dehydroquinate dehydratase; the encoded protein is MNKILVIHGPNLDLLGEREVDVYGKFTLNDINVSLENLARGLNIKLEIIQLPGEGEIVKKIGSAAKEGFKAIIINPGAYTHYSIAIRDAVAGIPIPTIEVHLSNIYAREEFRHTSVIAGVAKGQVSGFGLSSYLLGLTAANELIK
- a CDS encoding glycosyltransferase family 2 protein, translated to MIDLSIIIVNTNNKKILQECLGSIFKNTHRMSLEVIVTDNNSKDGSQEMIKTLFPKVILIENKENAGFVKASNQGLRIARGRYSCLLNDDTITKDSSFDIMVEFMDKNQKAGACSPKLLNTDGTYQHQGSLFQKKFWESKIPVEIDFAIGACLMLRREVIEKIGLMDENLFFYNDDLDWCKRIKKAGFRIFFIPKAEIVHYGGYSSKRVFNRRLFVEGFRGGLYFTKKHYGNIAYHSYRSLLIFTLILYLPLFVLSFPFKREKFVDRLLAYLDIIKLSVLSEIPAAI